The genomic interval TTTAGGTACTGGTACAGGGATTATTCCCATCCTTTTGGCGGGGAAAAGTAACACCAGCCATATTACTGCCCTAGAAATTCAAGATGAGGTAGCTGATATGGCGAGACGCAGTGTTCAATTAAATCGCCTTGAAAATAGGATTGACATTTTAACCATGGACTTAAAGGAGGGGGAGAAGATATTACCCGTCAATACCTTTGATGTGGTAACCTCCAATCCCCCTTACATGCATCCAGAGGGCCTATTAAACCTAGAGGACACCAAGTCTATATCCAGACATGAGATAAAATGCAGTCTAGAGGATGTTATAAAAACTGCCTCTAGGCTGCTAAAGCATTTAGGACGATTTTTTATGGTCCATCGACCCCAAAGGCTGGTGGACATTATGTACTATTGTAGGCAATATAAGCTGGAGCCAAAACAGCTGCAATTTATCCATCCTACCTACGGTAAAAAACCAAATCTATTATTATTGGAATGCAGAAAAGCCGCCAATCCAGAATTAAAGATTTTAGATCCCCTTTATGTCTATGAGGAAACGGGGAAATACACAAAGGAAATCTACGAGATATATGGTAAAAGGATGTTAGAGGAGGGGAGAGATGATTAAGGGCAAGCTTTACATATGTCCCACCCCTATTGGGAATTTAGAGGATATCACCCTTAGAACCTTAAAGATTTTGAAGGAAGTAGATACTATAGCAGCTGAGGATACCCGTCATACCCTTAAGCTGTTACGACACTTTGACATTCAAAAGCCATTAACCAGCTATCATGAACACAATGAAAAGGTAAAAACCCAACAATTGATTAACAAACTACTGGGGGGAGAAAGGATAGCCCTAGTGTCAGATGCCGGGATGCCAGGCATATCAGACCCCGGAGAAACCCTAATCAAGGCCTGTATAGAAGAGGGAGTGGCTTTCGAAGTACTACCAGGTGCTACTGCTGGGATTCTAGCCCTAGTAGCATCAGGGCTGGATACAAGACAATTTGCCTTTGAAGGCTTTCTGGATCGAGAGAAGAAAAAACGACGACAAAGACTAGAAAAAATACAAATGGAGGATCGAACC from Natronincola ferrireducens carries:
- a CDS encoding tRNA1(Val) (adenine(37)-N6)-methyltransferase, which encodes MEDLLKQQERIDDLQVNGLKIIQNPKGFCFGIDAVLLANFVALKQNAKVVDLGTGTGIIPILLAGKSNTSHITALEIQDEVADMARRSVQLNRLENRIDILTMDLKEGEKILPVNTFDVVTSNPPYMHPEGLLNLEDTKSISRHEIKCSLEDVIKTASRLLKHLGRFFMVHRPQRLVDIMYYCRQYKLEPKQLQFIHPTYGKKPNLLLLECRKAANPELKILDPLYVYEETGKYTKEIYEIYGKRMLEEGRDD
- the rsmI gene encoding 16S rRNA (cytidine(1402)-2'-O)-methyltransferase encodes the protein MKGKLYICPTPIGNLEDITLRTLKILKEVDTIAAEDTRHTLKLLRHFDIQKPLTSYHEHNEKVKTQQLINKLLGGERIALVSDAGMPGISDPGETLIKACIEEGVAFEVLPGATAGILALVASGLDTRQFAFEGFLDREKKKRRQRLEKIQMEDRTLVFYEAPHRIKDTLKDMVEVLGNRRAVVGRELTKKYEEFLRSTLQELYDYFQENPPKGEMVLICEGISQEEMLQNEREAFEALSIKQHILSFIEEGLDKKEAIKKVAKVRKIPKSEVYKEAIDI